In a single window of the Pirellulales bacterium genome:
- the fliG gene encoding flagellar motor switch protein FliG has translation MSTVRKAAVLLMSLPEEEAGQVMAKLTPKQVEAVSIEIAKLGAISGEEAETVINEFADASPSSFSGGKGGLDVAKTLVERALGKNAGHTFDNVRQQIEALPFGFLQKVDSQNLLTFIIDEHPQTIALILSHLPPAQAADIVAGLPAERQLSVIRRVATMGQTNPEIIQEVEKGLEHRMSSVMSQSFENAGGVPTVAEILNVAERATERAILENLAQEDPELVEEIRRLMFVFEDLTKFSDKDVQAVLKNVETSQWAMALKGSSEELKTKIMGNMSSRAADMLREEMEYLGPVKLSSVEQTQQQIVDIVRKLEDSGEISMQNDDAKEQLIQ, from the coding sequence ATGTCGACCGTTCGCAAAGCCGCCGTCCTACTAATGAGCCTGCCCGAGGAGGAAGCCGGGCAGGTGATGGCGAAGCTCACGCCCAAGCAGGTCGAGGCCGTGTCGATCGAGATCGCCAAGCTGGGGGCCATTAGCGGCGAAGAGGCGGAAACGGTCATCAACGAATTCGCCGACGCCAGCCCCAGTTCGTTCAGCGGCGGCAAAGGGGGCTTGGACGTCGCCAAGACGCTCGTCGAACGGGCCCTCGGCAAAAACGCCGGCCACACGTTCGACAACGTTCGCCAGCAAATCGAAGCCCTGCCGTTCGGATTCCTGCAAAAAGTCGACAGCCAAAACTTGCTCACCTTTATCATCGACGAACATCCGCAAACGATCGCGCTCATCCTTTCGCACCTGCCGCCGGCGCAGGCGGCCGACATCGTTGCCGGATTGCCCGCCGAACGGCAGCTTTCGGTGATTCGCCGCGTGGCCACGATGGGGCAAACCAACCCCGAGATTATCCAGGAAGTGGAAAAGGGGCTCGAACACCGGATGTCGAGCGTGATGAGCCAATCGTTCGAGAACGCCGGCGGTGTGCCCACCGTTGCCGAGATCCTCAATGTCGCCGAGCGTGCGACCGAACGCGCGATCCTCGAAAACCTCGCCCAGGAAGATCCCGAACTGGTGGAAGAAATTCGCCGGCTGATGTTCGTCTTCGAAGACTTGACGAAGTTCTCCGACAAAGATGTGCAGGCCGTGCTCAAGAACGTCGAAACCTCGCAATGGGCGATGGCGCTCAAGGGCTCGAGTGAAGAACTCAAGACGAAGATCATGGGCAATATGTCGAGCCGCGCCGCCGACATGCTCCGCGAGGAAATGGAATACCTCGGCCCGGTGAAGCTCTCGAGCGTCGAGCAGACGCAGCAGCAGATTGTCGACATCGTTCGCAAGCTGGAAGATTCCGGCGAGATCTCGATGCAGAACGACGACGCGAAAGAACAGTTGATTCAATAG
- the mutS gene encoding DNA mismatch repair protein MutS → MPTTPMMKQYQDAKAACGDAILLFRMGDFYEMFLDDAQTAAKTLNLALTSRDKGENPIPMAGFPHHQLENYLGKLVAAGLRVAICDQTEDAREAKGLVRREVTRIVSAGTLTDAALLDPRESNYLAAIVVGEPSGLAWAELSTGRFHAACFPSRQLADQLARIDPAECLLAEGADLLAATEGRRVVTRRPAWAFGQTAAVQALAKHFGTANLEGFGFDPACDGPALGAAGAILDYLTETQKTSLAHLDRLIPYRVGQTLELDESTRRSLEITRTIRDGRREGSLLAALDRTTTSMGSRTLADWLANPLADLAAIHERSEAIAELVGDARLCDDLRTRLEDIHDLQRLLARVTTGRASPRDLACVGRTLAALPAIKARLTARTSALLNRLESELDLCGEIRARLEAALADDCPLASREGGLIRGGFHAELDTLRDLSAGGKQWMARYQADEIARTGIPSLKVGFNKVFGYYLEVTHTHGHKIPDNYQRKQTVKNAERYVTPELKEHEEKVLTAEERAKELEYELFVALRETTADAAKRLQASAAVLAQLDVLAALAALARQRGYCRPRCVAEPVLRIIDGRHPVLDVLVPEGTFVPNDTICGRELENGRGLSPFPESSEEKGTVPVGAQDRDAGGQIMLITGPNMAGKSTYIRQVALLTLMAQIGSFVPAREAVIGLADRIFARVGAADELARGQSTFMVEMTETARILNLATPRSLVILDEIGRGTSTYDGVSLAWAVVEHLHDRIGCRTLFATHYHELTDLAQSLSGVRNLNVAVREWAEQLVFLHKIVPGAADKSYGIHVARLAGVPKEVNHRAMEILARLEQEHVTSDGRPKLARRPTRRSGELQLTLFAPQEHPLLDRIRELDLNALTPLDAVRLLEGWQTSLVENRPIKPH, encoded by the coding sequence ATGCCTACGACGCCGATGATGAAGCAGTATCAAGACGCCAAGGCGGCGTGCGGGGATGCGATCCTGCTGTTTCGGATGGGCGATTTCTACGAGATGTTTTTGGATGATGCCCAGACGGCCGCCAAAACGCTCAATCTGGCCCTCACCAGCCGCGACAAAGGGGAAAATCCGATCCCCATGGCCGGCTTCCCCCATCATCAACTCGAAAACTATCTCGGCAAGCTCGTCGCGGCCGGATTGCGCGTCGCCATTTGCGATCAAACGGAAGACGCCCGAGAAGCCAAAGGACTGGTGCGCCGCGAAGTGACACGGATCGTCAGCGCCGGCACACTCACCGATGCCGCCCTGCTCGACCCGCGCGAGAGCAACTATTTGGCGGCAATCGTCGTCGGCGAACCGTCCGGCCTGGCGTGGGCGGAACTATCGACCGGCCGATTTCATGCGGCCTGCTTCCCCAGCCGGCAATTGGCCGACCAACTCGCTCGGATCGATCCGGCCGAATGCCTATTGGCCGAAGGGGCCGACTTACTCGCCGCCACCGAAGGCCGGCGCGTCGTGACGCGGCGGCCGGCATGGGCGTTCGGCCAGACCGCGGCCGTGCAGGCGCTGGCCAAACATTTCGGCACCGCCAATCTGGAAGGGTTCGGTTTCGATCCGGCGTGCGATGGCCCAGCCTTGGGCGCGGCCGGCGCGATTCTCGATTATCTCACCGAAACCCAAAAAACCTCGCTCGCGCATCTCGACCGGCTGATTCCCTATCGCGTCGGCCAGACGCTCGAGCTCGACGAATCGACCCGCCGCAGCCTGGAAATCACGCGCACGATCCGCGATGGCCGACGCGAGGGTTCGCTGTTGGCGGCCCTCGATCGCACGACAACCTCGATGGGTTCGCGGACGCTCGCCGATTGGCTGGCCAACCCGCTGGCCGATCTGGCGGCGATCCACGAGCGCTCCGAGGCGATTGCCGAACTGGTCGGCGACGCCCGGCTGTGCGACGACTTGCGGACTCGCTTGGAAGACATTCACGATTTGCAGCGGCTTCTGGCCCGCGTGACGACCGGCCGGGCGTCGCCGCGCGATCTGGCGTGCGTCGGCCGCACGTTGGCCGCGCTGCCGGCAATCAAAGCCCGGCTCACCGCCCGCACGAGTGCGCTGTTGAATCGGCTCGAAAGCGAATTGGATTTGTGCGGCGAAATTCGCGCGCGGCTTGAAGCGGCCCTGGCCGACGATTGTCCTTTGGCGAGCCGCGAGGGCGGCCTGATCCGCGGCGGGTTCCATGCCGAACTCGACACGCTTCGCGATCTCTCGGCGGGCGGAAAGCAGTGGATGGCCCGCTACCAGGCCGACGAAATCGCCCGCACCGGCATCCCCAGCCTGAAGGTCGGGTTCAACAAGGTGTTCGGCTATTATCTCGAAGTCACGCACACGCATGGGCACAAGATTCCCGACAACTATCAGCGCAAGCAGACCGTCAAGAACGCCGAGCGCTACGTCACGCCCGAATTGAAAGAGCACGAGGAAAAGGTGCTCACCGCCGAAGAGCGTGCCAAAGAACTCGAATACGAACTGTTCGTCGCACTCCGCGAGACGACCGCCGATGCGGCAAAACGATTGCAGGCCAGCGCGGCCGTGCTCGCGCAGCTCGACGTGCTCGCGGCCTTGGCCGCGTTGGCGCGGCAGCGCGGCTATTGCCGGCCGCGGTGCGTTGCGGAGCCGGTGCTGCGCATCATCGACGGCCGCCATCCGGTGCTCGATGTTCTCGTGCCAGAGGGCACGTTTGTCCCGAACGACACGATCTGCGGCCGAGAACTGGAGAATGGCCGGGGACTGTCCCCTTTTCCGGAGTCTTCGGAGGAAAAGGGGACCGTCCCCGTTGGCGCCCAAGACCGCGACGCCGGCGGCCAAATCATGCTCATCACCGGTCCAAACATGGCCGGCAAAAGCACGTACATCCGCCAAGTCGCTCTGCTTACGCTCATGGCCCAGATCGGCAGCTTTGTTCCGGCGCGCGAGGCGGTGATCGGCCTGGCCGATCGAATTTTTGCCCGGGTCGGCGCGGCCGATGAATTGGCGCGCGGCCAAAGCACGTTCATGGTCGAGATGACCGAGACGGCCAGAATTCTCAACCTTGCCACGCCGCGGAGCCTCGTGATCCTCGACGAAATCGGCCGCGGCACAAGCACGTACGACGGCGTGTCGCTGGCTTGGGCGGTGGTCGAGCATCTGCACGACCGGATCGGCTGCCGCACGTTGTTCGCGACGCATTATCACGAACTGACCGATCTGGCCCAATCGCTATCGGGAGTGCGGAATTTGAATGTCGCGGTGCGTGAATGGGCCGAGCAACTGGTGTTTCTGCATAAGATCGTTCCCGGGGCGGCCGACAAGAGCTACGGCATCCACGTGGCCCGGCTGGCGGGCGTGCCGAAGGAAGTGAACCACCGGGCGATGGAGATCCTGGCCCGTTTGGAGCAGGAGCACGTAACGAGCGACGGCCGGCCGAAGCTGGCCCGCCGGCCGACGCGTCGCAGCGGCGAATTGCAACTCACCCTGTTCGCCCCGCAAGAGCATCCGCTCTTGGACCGCATCCGCGAGCTGGACCTGAACGCACTCACGCCCCTTGACGCCGTGCGATTGCTTGAAGGCTGGCAGACCTCGCTCGTAGAAAACCGGCCGATCAAGCCGCATTGA
- a CDS encoding Re/Si-specific NAD(P)(+) transhydrogenase subunit alpha — protein sequence MKIAVVRETFPGERRVALVPTVVPSLVKAGMEVLVEAGAGIPAGFPDEQFSARGAKIVARQEAFAADTLLQVRSLGCNPEAGRADLALLHPGQVVIGMCEPLWNPQAAAELAKTGVSLFALELIPRITRAQSMDVLSSMATLAGYRAVLLAATTIGKMFPMLTTAAGTVTPTKVFIVGAGVAGLQAIATARRLGAVVSAYDVRPAVKEQVQSLGAKFVEMPLDTAAAEGQGGYAQAMDENFYRRQRELMIRVVAENDVVITTAAIPGKKAPVLITREMADAMPPGSVIVDIAERGGNCELTKPGETVQHGNLTILGPANLPADVPFHASQMFAKNITTLLTHLVRDGKIALETDDEITRETLVACDGQVVHPRVLAALGLGAAGAK from the coding sequence ATGAAAATTGCCGTCGTCCGCGAAACGTTTCCCGGTGAGCGACGCGTTGCGCTCGTGCCGACGGTCGTGCCGTCGCTGGTTAAGGCCGGGATGGAAGTGCTCGTCGAAGCCGGGGCGGGAATCCCGGCCGGATTTCCCGACGAGCAATTTTCCGCCCGGGGGGCCAAAATCGTCGCTCGCCAGGAAGCTTTCGCCGCCGACACCCTCTTGCAGGTGCGCTCCCTGGGCTGCAATCCCGAGGCCGGGCGAGCCGATCTCGCGCTGCTGCATCCGGGCCAAGTGGTGATCGGCATGTGCGAACCGCTCTGGAATCCACAGGCTGCCGCCGAACTGGCGAAAACCGGCGTGTCGCTCTTCGCCCTGGAACTGATTCCACGAATCACGCGGGCCCAAAGCATGGATGTGCTTTCCTCGATGGCCACGCTGGCGGGCTACCGCGCCGTGCTGCTTGCCGCCACGACGATTGGAAAGATGTTTCCGATGTTGACCACCGCCGCCGGCACCGTGACGCCTACCAAGGTGTTCATCGTCGGCGCCGGGGTGGCCGGATTGCAAGCGATCGCCACGGCTCGGCGGCTTGGCGCCGTCGTGTCGGCCTACGACGTACGGCCGGCGGTGAAAGAACAGGTGCAAAGCCTCGGCGCCAAATTCGTCGAAATGCCGCTCGACACCGCCGCCGCCGAAGGCCAAGGCGGCTATGCCCAAGCGATGGACGAAAACTTCTATCGCCGCCAACGAGAATTGATGATCCGCGTGGTGGCCGAAAACGATGTGGTCATCACCACGGCCGCCATACCGGGGAAGAAGGCGCCGGTGCTAATCACACGCGAAATGGCCGACGCGATGCCGCCCGGCTCGGTGATCGTCGACATCGCCGAGCGCGGCGGCAACTGCGAATTGACCAAACCGGGCGAAACCGTTCAGCACGGCAACCTGACCATCCTCGGACCGGCGAACCTGCCCGCCGACGTGCCGTTTCACGCCAGTCAAATGTTCGCCAAAAACATCACCACCCTGCTCACCCATTTGGTCCGCGACGGCAAAATTGCCCTGGAAACCGACGATGAAATCACGCGCGAAACGCTGGTGGCTTGCGACGGGCAGGTGGTGCATCCGCGGGTGCTGGCCGCCCTCGGGCTCGGCGCCGCCGGGGCAAAGTAG
- a CDS encoding ABC transporter ATP-binding protein, protein MPALLEIEDLHSGYGPIEVLKGISIEVGAGEIVTIIGANGAGKTSTLMCVSGVNRIWSGRVRFDGQELQNVAADQIVRRGLCHCPEGRKIFPRLTVLENLQMGAFTRSDPRGVKDDLEQAFALFPILRQRAKQAGGTLSGGEQQMLAVARAIMGRPRLLILDEPSLGLAPLVVATIFDCIRTLNARGIAVLLVEQNARMALKIAARGYVMETGRITLSGPAASLVADQRVKDAYLGE, encoded by the coding sequence ATGCCCGCTCTATTGGAAATCGAGGATCTGCATTCCGGCTATGGGCCGATTGAGGTGCTCAAGGGCATTTCGATCGAAGTGGGCGCGGGCGAAATCGTCACGATTATCGGAGCCAACGGCGCCGGCAAGACGTCGACGCTGATGTGCGTTTCCGGCGTGAATCGGATCTGGTCGGGCCGGGTGCGGTTCGACGGCCAAGAATTGCAAAACGTTGCCGCGGATCAAATTGTCCGCCGTGGGTTGTGTCATTGTCCCGAGGGGCGGAAGATTTTCCCGCGTCTCACGGTGCTCGAAAACCTGCAGATGGGCGCTTTCACGCGCTCCGATCCGCGCGGCGTCAAAGACGATTTGGAACAGGCGTTTGCGCTGTTTCCAATCCTTCGCCAACGAGCGAAGCAGGCCGGCGGCACACTTTCCGGCGGCGAACAGCAGATGCTGGCCGTGGCGCGGGCCATCATGGGCCGGCCCCGACTGCTGATCTTGGACGAACCGTCGCTCGGTTTGGCGCCGCTGGTGGTGGCGACGATCTTCGATTGCATCCGCACGTTGAACGCTCGTGGGATTGCCGTGCTGCTGGTCGAGCAAAATGCCCGAATGGCCCTCAAAATCGCTGCTCGCGGCTATGTGATGGAAACCGGCCGGATCACGCTCTCCGGGCCGGCCGCCAGCCTGGTGGCCGACCAACGCGTGAAAGACGCGTATCTCGGCGAATAG
- a CDS encoding ATP-binding cassette domain-containing protein translates to MPLLEVHKLTMRFGGLTAVSDVDLDVPRDSIFSVIGPNGAGKTTVFNTITGIYEPTTGTIQCGGSDLRRPFGFRVVLFCAAIGIATSIAALLLSVDINQLWRATIVRNMQEGPAGFSAKQAWADFRGYMSGQLATERWKGRWAVVPWDASRPVLGVADERSQAWIMSVYFQRLIDGRSVGAGPAGGTRRLLANPQMLADVAAARASQLRIEWIAAILGLLVGSAGSFAIWSRSRRTPDVIAGGGIARTFQNIRLLSSMTVLENVQVAIDRRLGRGVRRWLTFAVVWLFVAGGLALVAVPAMLPPGPPRTTKFLLLLLLPPFAMLGRAQWLKHADERESARLAFDVLGIVGLQSRASSLAGSLAYGQQRRLEIARALALRPKLLLLDEPAAGMNPTESVELTQLIRGIRDRGATVLLIEHHMNVVMGISDRIAVLDHGVKIAEGTPAEVRANPKVIAAYLGQEETS, encoded by the coding sequence ATGCCCCTGCTCGAAGTCCACAAGCTCACGATGCGATTCGGCGGCCTGACGGCCGTTAGCGATGTGGATCTCGACGTGCCGCGGGATTCGATCTTTTCCGTGATCGGGCCCAATGGCGCCGGCAAGACGACCGTTTTCAACACGATCACCGGCATCTACGAACCGACCACGGGCACGATCCAATGCGGCGGCAGCGACTTGCGGCGACCGTTTGGATTTCGCGTGGTGCTGTTCTGCGCCGCGATCGGCATTGCCACGAGCATTGCCGCACTGTTGCTATCGGTCGATATCAACCAACTCTGGCGGGCGACGATCGTGCGCAACATGCAGGAAGGCCCTGCTGGGTTTTCGGCGAAACAGGCCTGGGCCGATTTCCGCGGCTACATGAGCGGCCAATTGGCCACGGAGCGATGGAAAGGCCGGTGGGCCGTCGTCCCCTGGGACGCGTCGCGGCCTGTTCTTGGCGTGGCCGATGAGCGCTCGCAGGCGTGGATCATGTCGGTCTATTTCCAACGGTTAATCGACGGCAGGTCGGTCGGCGCGGGGCCCGCCGGCGGCACAAGGCGACTGTTGGCCAATCCGCAAATGCTGGCCGATGTGGCTGCTGCCCGTGCCTCGCAATTGCGCATCGAGTGGATTGCCGCGATCCTTGGACTGCTGGTCGGCAGCGCCGGTTCGTTTGCAATATGGAGCCGATCGCGGCGAACGCCTGACGTGATCGCCGGCGGCGGTATCGCCCGCACGTTCCAAAATATCCGCTTGCTATCGAGCATGACCGTGCTGGAAAACGTGCAGGTGGCGATCGATCGCCGGCTGGGGCGCGGCGTGCGGCGGTGGCTGACGTTCGCGGTCGTTTGGCTGTTCGTGGCCGGCGGGCTGGCATTGGTCGCCGTTCCCGCGATGTTGCCGCCCGGACCGCCGAGAACGACCAAATTCCTCCTGTTGCTGCTGCTTCCACCGTTCGCGATGCTCGGCCGCGCCCAATGGCTCAAGCATGCGGACGAGCGCGAATCGGCCCGTCTGGCGTTCGATGTGCTCGGCATCGTCGGTTTGCAATCCCGGGCGTCGTCGCTCGCCGGCTCGCTCGCCTACGGCCAGCAGCGGCGATTGGAGATTGCCCGCGCCTTGGCCCTGCGACCGAAGCTGTTGCTGTTGGACGAGCCGGCTGCTGGAATGAATCCGACCGAATCGGTCGAACTCACGCAGTTGATCCGCGGCATCCGCGACCGCGGCGCCACGGTGCTCTTGATCGAGCATCATATGAATGTGGTGATGGGCATTTCCGACCGCATTGCCGTATTGGACCACGGCGTGAAAATCGCCGAGGGAACGCCCGCCGAAGTGCGGGCCAATCCAAAGGTGATCGCGGCGTATTTGGGGCAGGAAGAAACATCGTAG
- a CDS encoding branched-chain amino acid ABC transporter permease gives MPNRIARPRWGHFLPELAALIVFVLLPFVLGQKTTVGGSITDLFVFAILALGLNVVVGYAGLLHLGIAAFFGIGAYIIGILTVGAYPFQLSFSAAIVLATFGAGLAGLILAAPTIRLRGDYLALVTLGFGEVVNVALKNLDAITGGMKTLNPLPPPAMPAWLSSLLHRPITFQNDYRPFYFLSLAILAGVVLLLRNLENSRLGRAWVAIREDELAATCLGIPATRVKLAAFALSAALAGLAGGMFATKLATTSDPHTYSFNLSITVLCCLILGGLGSIRGVLLGVLLLQGYELILVPQLDQWAHALHWSLTLKQWNLLTFGVVLILMVRFRPEGLLPSRRIQHEYHAPASNIEPKDLP, from the coding sequence GTGCCCAATCGCATCGCGCGGCCGCGGTGGGGGCACTTCCTTCCCGAGCTTGCGGCTCTGATCGTGTTCGTGCTGCTGCCGTTCGTGCTTGGGCAAAAAACCACCGTCGGCGGCAGCATCACCGACCTGTTCGTCTTCGCGATTCTTGCGCTGGGGCTCAATGTCGTCGTCGGATACGCCGGCTTGTTGCACTTGGGAATCGCGGCCTTCTTCGGCATCGGGGCCTACATCATCGGCATCCTCACCGTGGGCGCGTATCCCTTTCAACTCAGCTTCAGCGCCGCGATCGTGCTTGCCACGTTTGGCGCCGGGCTGGCGGGGTTGATCCTCGCCGCCCCGACGATTCGGCTCCGCGGCGATTATCTCGCGCTGGTGACGCTCGGGTTCGGCGAAGTCGTGAATGTCGCGCTCAAGAATCTCGACGCCATCACGGGCGGCATGAAAACGCTCAACCCGCTGCCCCCGCCGGCGATGCCCGCCTGGTTGAGTTCGCTGTTGCATCGGCCGATCACGTTTCAGAACGACTACCGGCCGTTTTATTTTCTCTCGTTGGCGATCCTGGCCGGCGTGGTTCTGCTGTTGCGAAATTTGGAGAATTCGCGGCTCGGGCGAGCGTGGGTGGCGATTCGCGAAGACGAACTGGCTGCCACCTGCTTGGGCATCCCGGCGACGCGCGTGAAGCTTGCCGCATTTGCCTTGAGCGCAGCGCTCGCCGGTCTGGCCGGGGGCATGTTCGCCACCAAGCTGGCCACTACTTCCGATCCGCACACGTACAGCTTCAATCTTTCGATCACCGTGTTGTGCTGCCTGATCCTTGGCGGCCTCGGGAGCATTCGGGGCGTGTTGCTTGGCGTGCTGCTGTTGCAGGGATATGAACTGATCTTGGTTCCGCAGTTGGACCAATGGGCCCACGCCTTGCATTGGTCGCTGACGCTGAAGCAGTGGAACCTGCTCACGTTCGGGGTGGTGCTGATTCTGATGGTCCGCTTCCGCCCTGAAGGCCTATTGCCCTCGCGCCGCATCCAACACGAATACCACGCCCCCGCCTCGAACATAGAACCCAAAGACCTCCCCTAG
- a CDS encoding branched-chain amino acid ABC transporter permease, translated as MPHLLAAADASYWHVEFLQQCINGLTFGALIALIALGYTMVYGIIGLINFAHGDLFMLGSFFALTLLGLLHLEGAGPAATIGGILLILVLTPLFGAGLNWSVDRVVYKPLRNAPKLAPLVSAIGVSFSFMNIGQLWGGSADRDFPDLIPRKNLLEGLSLPLHLNELQFTLKDLLLVLVVVPTMIGLTILVKRSKLGRAMRATSQDPVAARLMGIPVERVIGATFLIGGGLAGIASVTYGLYINTIQFQMGYKTGLYAFTAAVLGGIGNIPGAVLGGLVIGVVRSLGIGYVSQHWVDALIFGILIVILVFRPTGLLGERAREKV; from the coding sequence ATGCCCCATTTGCTCGCTGCCGCGGATGCCTCGTATTGGCACGTTGAATTTCTTCAGCAGTGCATCAACGGACTGACGTTTGGGGCCCTGATCGCCCTGATCGCTCTCGGCTACACGATGGTCTACGGGATCATTGGGCTGATCAACTTCGCGCACGGCGATTTGTTCATGCTGGGCTCTTTTTTTGCCCTGACGCTACTCGGCCTGCTGCACTTGGAAGGCGCGGGCCCGGCGGCCACGATTGGCGGAATTCTGCTGATCCTAGTGCTCACGCCGCTATTCGGCGCGGGTCTGAATTGGTCGGTCGACCGGGTCGTCTATAAGCCGCTCCGCAATGCGCCGAAGCTTGCCCCGCTGGTGTCGGCCATCGGCGTCTCGTTTTCGTTCATGAACATCGGGCAGTTGTGGGGCGGCTCGGCCGATCGCGATTTTCCCGATCTAATCCCGCGCAAGAATCTGCTGGAGGGCTTGTCGTTGCCGCTGCACTTGAACGAGCTGCAATTCACGCTCAAGGATCTGCTGCTGGTGCTCGTCGTGGTGCCGACGATGATCGGCCTGACGATCCTGGTCAAGCGGTCGAAGCTGGGCCGGGCGATGCGGGCCACGTCGCAAGACCCGGTCGCGGCCCGGCTAATGGGCATTCCGGTCGAACGCGTCATCGGGGCCACCTTTCTCATCGGCGGCGGCCTGGCCGGCATCGCCAGTGTGACCTACGGACTGTATATCAACACGATCCAATTCCAGATGGGCTACAAGACCGGGCTGTACGCATTTACGGCCGCGGTGTTGGGCGGCATCGGCAATATCCCTGGTGCCGTGCTGGGCGGATTGGTGATCGGGGTGGTTCGATCGCTGGGCATTGGCTACGTCAGCCAGCACTGGGTCGACGCCTTGATCTTCGGCATCCTGATCGTAATCCTCGTGTTCCGCCCGACCGGTTTGCTCGGCGAACGGGCGAGAGAAAAAGTGTGA
- a CDS encoding branched-chain amino acid ABC transporter substrate-binding protein, translated as MAAIRSPLFWTFAIASTLLAGCAERAVSGAANDSTTSPAKQGDPRLIRIVSSLPRTGSARQQTDTIVNGIRMALEEAHDRVGDFRIDYVDRDDATASAGEWTPELETANANAATADPDVMIYIGPYNSGAAKISMPILNQATADGSPNGKISGLLMISPSNTSPGLTKPNPFDPREPGVYRPTGKINYVRVVPTDDLQGPLGADWAKAMGMKRIFVLDDQEVYGQGLAQLFAQRCDDIGLNVIGYDSVDAHELEFRSLMTRIKALHPDLIYFGGTTETKGGQIAKDMVAVGLKAKLMVPDGCMEQGFIESAGAENLNGRCYVTFGGLPSEAFETGDKAFNEKHAAQKQFVDHYKQRFGHLPEAYAVYGYEAAKVALEAIRRAGSKDRAAIIAACLAIRDFHGALGTWSFDANGDTTLHRLSGNIVRRGKFEFDRLLGD; from the coding sequence ATGGCAGCCATTCGGTCTCCGCTCTTTTGGACCTTTGCCATCGCTTCAACACTGCTGGCCGGCTGCGCCGAGCGAGCGGTCAGCGGCGCCGCGAACGATTCCACCACATCGCCGGCCAAGCAAGGCGATCCGCGCCTGATCCGCATCGTGTCCAGCCTTCCGCGCACCGGCAGCGCCCGCCAGCAAACCGACACGATCGTCAATGGCATCCGCATGGCGCTCGAAGAAGCGCATGACCGGGTCGGTGATTTTCGAATCGACTACGTCGATCGCGACGACGCCACGGCATCGGCCGGCGAATGGACCCCCGAGTTGGAAACCGCCAACGCCAACGCCGCGACCGCCGATCCCGATGTAATGATCTACATCGGCCCCTACAATTCCGGGGCCGCCAAAATCTCGATGCCCATCTTGAACCAGGCCACGGCGGATGGCAGCCCGAACGGCAAGATATCCGGGCTGCTGATGATCAGCCCGTCGAACACCTCTCCGGGCCTGACCAAGCCGAACCCATTCGATCCGCGCGAGCCGGGCGTGTATCGCCCCACCGGCAAAATCAACTACGTCCGCGTCGTGCCGACCGACGATCTGCAAGGCCCCTTGGGCGCCGATTGGGCGAAGGCGATGGGCATGAAGCGAATCTTCGTGCTCGACGACCAAGAGGTGTATGGCCAAGGGCTCGCCCAACTGTTCGCCCAACGCTGCGACGATATTGGATTGAACGTGATCGGCTACGACAGCGTCGATGCTCATGAACTCGAATTCCGTTCGCTGATGACGCGCATCAAGGCCCTGCACCCCGATCTGATCTATTTCGGCGGCACGACGGAAACGAAGGGGGGCCAGATCGCCAAAGACATGGTCGCTGTTGGGCTGAAAGCGAAGCTGATGGTGCCCGACGGATGCATGGAACAGGGCTTTATCGAATCGGCCGGGGCCGAGAATTTGAACGGGCGCTGCTACGTCACGTTCGGCGGCTTGCCTTCAGAAGCATTTGAAACCGGCGACAAGGCGTTCAACGAAAAGCATGCGGCTCAAAAACAGTTCGTCGACCACTACAAGCAGCGGTTCGGCCATCTGCCCGAGGCTTACGCCGTGTATGGCTATGAAGCCGCGAAGGTGGCGCTGGAAGCGATCCGTCGAGCCGGCAGCAAAGACCGCGCGGCGATCATTGCCGCATGCCTGGCGATCCGCGATTTCCATGGTGCGCTCGGCACATGGTCGTTCGACGCCAACGGCGACACGACGCTCCACCGGCTGAGCGGCAATATCGTTCGCCGCGGCAAGTTCGAATTCGACAGACTTCTCGGCGACTGA